DNA sequence from the Thunnus maccoyii chromosome 7, fThuMac1.1, whole genome shotgun sequence genome:
GGAGTAATGGCTGCAGCAGGAGACGTAAGACAGTATGTAGCGGTCTATGAACCACAGTCTGATACTGAATGGGAAGGGGAAGAACCTGCTATTGCACAGTTTAGATTTCAAAATACGGTAAGATTGTGTCTAAGTTTCCTAACAAAGTAAAAGTCATAGCCAGATGtcgctagcttagctttagcgCAGATATTACACACAGTTATTATATTCCTTTTgctgagtaacagaaagaaacaatatTCATGAGTGTGCTTGTTTAAGACTTCGTCCAaagattgaagatgaaaaagtagaaaatcctGCGGAGTATTGAGTTTCGTTAAGCAGACAGTCAGCTATAAAATGtgtggaacacacacacaaccacttgCCAATAACAGAGGGAAGATTGTctccaaaaatgaatttcataTAAATTTCCAATTGTAAGGCTGTTTAATTGCAAACTCCCACTACAGAAATTACGGCAGGGATGGCTCATGCTAAAGCTTCCTagaatatttgatttgactttctggtgtgacgtACTAATGGGTTCCGCCTCAACACCGCTAACTCTTGAACTGCGAATttaaaaatttcaaataacttaaaaagacTGAGGAGATAAAATTgtgtaattttacagcacaggagggcCACCACCATCACCCCAATTCATCCCAAAgctcattttcttgttttccacagtaCTAGCCCTTTAAAGAGTTTTCATGTCACCTATTGACAATATAAACTGCTATTTTTATTGAGTAGACTCTAGTTTGGACTTAATTCTAATTGGGACCTCCTCAAAGTTATGTGATTTTGACTAGGCCAACATGTCGGATCCTCAAGTTCAGACTGAGAGAGATGCAGTTACCACAGCACAGCAACGCCCAAGGGCAAGACAAGAGTATGTATATGAATACCTTTCTCCCCTGGTTTATTGGTAAGTATTGGTATTGGTAATAAGTTCCTTGttacctacagtatgtttaataGGAAGGATGCTATGAGGTTCAGTGAGTGGCAGGCTGGGATAGAATCTTACTTGCCGGCACAGGGTCTAGGAATGGTCCAAAATATAGATTTTGTGTTAAATGTGCTAGAGGTTGATGCTAAAAGGGAAGTTTTGCTGCTCCAAGCAGTTAATAGGAATTCAGACAGTAAGATATTTGATGTCCTTGCCAATTAATATCAGCCACCTCAGTCCATTGCTTATATAAGGAGTCAGTTTTTTAGTTGTAAACAAAAAGCAGAGGAAAGGGTGGGGTCATTTATACTCAGGTTTCAGGAGTCTCATGATTAATGGGTGTCTGCAGACCTGGTGTCACACTAAGAGACCAGTTTGCCTTAGCCCTATAACCAGGCCCAGACCAGCGACAGATCCGACAGACACCAGGGACGTTTGTGCAGGCTTGTGCATAGGCCCTCGAAAAGGAGTTGCTTAGGCATGGGGACGTAGGGGTCATTCACACTAATGAAGAAGCTGTCGCAGTCCCAACAGTTGGCCCATCCAGCAACCTCTACACCAACAGTGTGCCCCCAGCCAGAGCTCAAACAGCTCAGAGACAACTTATGGACTGAATTACAACACAACATCACAACTCAGATGTCAGCAACGGGGAACTTTCTAGTAAAGGAGATAAAGGTGCAGCTGGCTGGAATGGTGTCAAGCCCCCATCAATCAATTGCACCCCCAGTTACACCTATTGTGACAGCTCAGCGCCCCTGAAGAACACCATCCATCTCCTCCTATGAACCCTGTGGGTTTCAGTAGGATGCCCAAGGAAGGCCAATTTGTTAAAACTGTTGAGAGATGGGTCATGTACAAAGGAACTGCCCAAGTCAACAGCCCAGGTAGGCAGTTTTTCGGGATCTTCGACTGCTGTAGGGCAGGTGGCCAATGAACAAACCCAACCAGCACCTCCTGGGAGGCAGGTATTCGTTGGGAAATGCCCTGAAGTAGAAGTTGTTTTGACAGGTAAGAGAATTCCTTTAGCTGGACACAGTATCCCCTGTGACCTCTTTTGGGCCGGTCTCTCCTTCAGGAGATCCATGGTGATGAGTCAATGGAGGATGCAAATGATATCCCCCATTTATCATTACGAGCAGCTAATGGCCTCAGAGTATCTTATGTGGGGTTTGTAATTCTATACTTTAGGATCAGGGGCATATAGGTAGCAGAGAGGAGTCCCTGACATGTCTGAAAGAGTCTCTGTGGTAGTCCACATTGGACCTGACAAGTGGGTATTAGCAGATGGTAGATGGGGACAAATGGGAGTGTATGGAGAGGAAAAAGGGGAGGGTAAAAGGAAGTATGATGGAAATGAAGAAGATGAGAGTTAAATAACTGATGTCATGAAGAAGTGAATCAGAGGGCTGCTAGACCTCATCAGGTCAAATCTATAGTCACTGCCTCTGATGATGCTAGTGACACTGGAACAAGCAGAGCTCTGCACCCTTCCCCGCAACACCTCCTGCATGTCAATGCCTGTTTCTCCCAAAGCCATGCTCATCAAAACACTGCTGTACTGCATCGCTCTGCTCACCGTGACGCTCAACCTGTTGGTTTTAATCTCCATCTGTCACTTCAGGTACAGATGcttttattgaattattaagACTGGTAATGTGTAATAGCATGTAGAGGTGTTGGGGCAGTTTGACTTTTAGTGGAAAGAGCTCAACATCAGTTTCCATAAAattatgctttttaaaattcaatgtTATAACAAACAGTGCTATAACCAACTTTGGCTATTGGTCCACCCTGCATGCATgctttttgaatgtttttaaaatgctaaCACAGGCTAAAGATCTTCatactttaacttttaaatgaaaatgtctttcttaATGGGCTTCTCTGTATAAAGGTGTCAAAATAACAGTAGTCATGATAATCTCCGTTTCCACTTAACAGAAAACATGGAGATTTATTTTGCATGTAGAGTTTGGTTTTCATATTGTTGTGtctataaaagtaaaataatctgTAGGTTATATTCTGTATTCTCACAATATTTGCTGTGATCTAACTTAATTTTCATTGTGTCATGAACGGAATATGATGAACATGAGGATACTACCACTAATCAGCATAATCATAATCTCTCACTCCAGGCAGCTCCACACCTCCACcaatgtcctcctcctctccctggcTGTGTCTGACTTGTTTGTGGGCCTTGCACTGATGCCAACTGCAATCGCCACGCTGCAGTCCTGCTGGATCCTGGATAAAATCACATGTGCTCTCTGGATCTTGTTTAGCTCTATCCTTACATCCTCTTCTATTGGAAGCATGGTGCTCATATCAGTGGATCGTTATGTGGCCATTTGTGCCCCTCTGCACTATTCTTCCATGATAACGCAAAGAAGAGCTAaaatctgtgtgtctttgtgttggaTCTGTTCTGTTATCTACAACTTCACAATACTAAAAGATCACTTGTCCCAAACAGATATGTTAAATCCCTGCCCCCAAGAATGTATACTTATCATAAGCTACATATCAGGGGCAGTAGACTTTATTCTGACCTTTTTCTGCCCTGTTACTGTCGTCATAGTTCTCTATATGAGAGTGTTTGTGGTGGCTGTGTCACAGGCACGTGTCATGCGATCTCAAATTGTAGCTGACAAATCAAGAACTCTGATTGTAGTTGCAAGGAAATCTGAGATGAGGGCTGCTAGAACTCTTGGCATTGTCCTACTTGTGTTTATACTTTGTCTCTGTCCATACTACTCTCCTTCTCTAGCAGGACAGGACAACACAGTTGATGGTTCATCACCTcaagtttggctttttttttgtaactccACTTTAAATCCTCTGATCTATGCCTTTTTCTACCCCTGGTTTAGAAAAGCCATTAAACTCATTGTCAGCCTTCAAATACTGCAGCCAGGTTCCTGTGAGGCCAAGATAATGTAGAAAATagccatatactgtatataaactggctcattttattaaaatgaattgaTTGTAATTGAAGGTGAagtaaatttgttttgttttgtcaactgtACACATCAGCTCAGagtattttttaaagaacacaGTGAAAGCACAGTGCTGTGACATCCAGTAAATATATTAACTTGGGAAAGATAGCAAAAAGAGGTATATtgagaatataaaatatatttaaaaacaaataatttaccAGTGTAGATGATGGAGTTTTAACAGCCTGTTTAGAAACTACTGAATAGTTATTCTTACAGTTTAATCttactgtttaaaaatagaACTATATCTGCTGTATATATCATGAATGAGGTTCTGTAGTTGCCTAAATATcgcaaagaaaaaagaaaaatgcatgaTTTGGCTAAAGTCTACTGAATGGCCAAATATAATGAATGTCATTATTTGTGTAATTGAGGCTTGTGTtatcaatatactgtaagttGTGCATGTGTTATACAGGCACCTGTATAAGTATGGCAtacaaaaatgacttgaaaaataTGACACTGCTGTCTTTAATATGCAATTATGTTATGTCTTTTCCAATTTTCTAAATGTGATGATGTGTGATGAAATGTGATTATGtagaaaagaataaaactgaTAATATCTAAATCTGAGTCACATCTTTTTCCACAGACTCATACAAACAAACTTAACCCAACATATAATGCTAAAATAAATTGTTGTGAAACTGGTTTTGTGATATAAAAGGtcaaattgatatttttgtgtcaggaaaactagata
Encoded proteins:
- the LOC121899817 gene encoding trace amine-associated receptor 13c-like isoform X1: MMLVTLEQAELCTLPRNTSCMSMPVSPKAMLIKTLLYCIALLTVTLNLLVLISICHFRQLHTSTNVLLLSLAVSDLFVGLALMPTAIATLQSCWILDKITCALWILFSSILTSSSIGSMVLISVDRYVAICAPLHYSSMITQRRAKICVSLCWICSVIYNFTILKDHLSQTDMLNPCPQECILIISYISGAVDFILTFFCPVTVVIVLYMRVFVVAVSQARVMRSQIVADKSRTLIVVARKSEMRAARTLGIVLLVFILCLCPYYSPSLAGQDNTVDGSSPQVWLFFCNSTLNPLIYAFFYPWFRKAIKLIVSLQILQPGSCEAKIM
- the LOC121899817 gene encoding trace amine-associated receptor 13c-like isoform X2, producing MLIKTLLYCIALLTVTLNLLVLISICHFRQLHTSTNVLLLSLAVSDLFVGLALMPTAIATLQSCWILDKITCALWILFSSILTSSSIGSMVLISVDRYVAICAPLHYSSMITQRRAKICVSLCWICSVIYNFTILKDHLSQTDMLNPCPQECILIISYISGAVDFILTFFCPVTVVIVLYMRVFVVAVSQARVMRSQIVADKSRTLIVVARKSEMRAARTLGIVLLVFILCLCPYYSPSLAGQDNTVDGSSPQVWLFFCNSTLNPLIYAFFYPWFRKAIKLIVSLQILQPGSCEAKIM